TCGTTCAGCCCACAGGCACCCAGGAACCGCCCGTCGCGGCCGACGATGACGAACTCGAACTGCGCGCGCGAGCGGAACGCGTTCACCTGCATCTGCACCCACGCGCGCGCCTCTTCCGGCGTGTACGCGGGCGTGCACCACGGCATCCACGGATACATGCTGTCGATGGACTCCACGGCGGCCTCGAACAGCGCATCGGCGTCTTCGACTTCGTAGGCTCGGATGGCGATAGTGGGCTCGATGTGCATGCGGGTTGGTGAGCGGAATGAGGCGTGGCGTGGAGTGTAGATGTAGGCGAGGCGGCGGCGGGAAGGAAGCATTTTCTACGGACACCGCCAATGTCGACCGCGCGCGCCGAATCATCACTGGACCGGTACGAGATCGCCGAGCCAGCCGGTGCCGCCGCAGCATCGATGCTCGCCGTCGAGCGTTTTCGTGCGGACGGCGCGGGAGCACACGTAGGTGCTCCCCTCCCGCGAGGTTGGAGCGGAGCCGGATGCATCGAATCTGCGGAGATGGTGCGGCACCTCAAACGGAAGCGCCCGCGAGCGGCTGGCTCGCGGGCGCTTCGTGTGCCCATCTCCCGTGCGGCGAACGAATCCGCCGCGGCGTGCCTACCGGCGCGTGGGGAAGGCGGGGTCGTTCGCGGCGGACGGGAGCGAGTCGCCCGGAGCCGTCGTCACGGGAGCCGCGACGGCGGGGGCGGTGGTCACCGGGGGCCCCGCCGGGAGCCCATTCGCCGCCGCAGGGGCGGTGACGACCGTGCGGTCCTGGAGGCCCGCCACAGACGCAACCGCGATGTGCGGCGCGATCACCAGCGAGACGATGGACATCAGCTTGATCAGGATGTTCATCGACGGACCCGACGTGTCCTTGAACGGGTCGCCCACGGTGTCGCCGGTCACGGCCGCCTTGTGCGCGTCCGAGCCCTTGTAGGTCATCGCCCCGTCGATCATCACGCCCTTCTCGAAGCTCTTCTTGGCGTTGTCCCACGCGCCGCCGGCGTTGCTCTGGAACATCGCCATCAGCACGCCGCTCACGGTGACGCCGGCCAGCATGCCGCCCAGCACCTCCGGCCCCATCGCGAAGCCGACGATGACCGGCGCGACCAGGGCGATGGAGCCCGGCACCAGCATCTCCTTGATCGCGGCGTTCGTCGAGATGGCGACGCAGCGGTCGTACTCCGGCTTGCCCGTGCCCTCCATGATGCCGGGGATTTCGCGGAACTGGCGGCGGACCTCCTGCACCATCGCCATCGCCGCTCGGCCCACTGCGCTGATCGCCAGCGACGAGAAGAGGAAGGGGATCATGGCGCCCACGAACAGGCCGCCCAGCACGCGGGCGTTGGAGATGTCGATCTTGTCGATGTTCGCCGTGCCCATGAAGGCCGCGAACAGCGCCAGCGACGTCAGCGCCGCCGAGGCGATGGCGAAGCCCTTGCCCGTGGCCGCCGTGGTGTTGCCCACCGCGTCCAGGATGTCGGTGCGCTGGCGCACCTCGGGCGGGAGCTCGCTCATCTCGGCGATGCCGCCCGCGTTGTCGGCGATGGGGCCGAAGGCGTCGATGGCGAGCTGCATGGCCGTGGTCGCCATCATGCCCGCCGCCGCGATCGCCACGCCGTACAGGCCCGCGAACTGGTAGGAGAGGATGATGCCGCCCGCCAGGACGAGGATGGGAAGCGTGGTGCTCTCCATGCCCATCGCCAGGCCGCCGATTATGTTGGTGGCGTGGCCGGTGCTGGACTGCTGCACGATGGTGTTCACCGGCCGCTTGCCCATGGCCGTGTAGTACTCGGTGATCAGGCTCATCAGCGCGCCCACGACCAGGCCCACGGCCACGGCGTAGAACACCCCCATGCGCGTGAACGGCACGGAGCCCGCGCGGCCGATCTGCATGGTGCCCTCGGGCAGCATCATGCGGATGAGGATGAACGAGCCGACGGCGGTGAGCGCCACCGACACCCAGTTGCCCAGGTTGAGCGCGGCCTGCACGTCGCCGCCCTCCTT
This genomic window from Longimicrobiaceae bacterium contains:
- a CDS encoding sodium-translocating pyrophosphatase; the protein is MHPIVYLAPALGILALLYTLWRSSWVSAQDAGTEHMRTIAGYIADGARAFLLAEYKVLVIFAVIASLFLAYIGLNDDRSSPWIIGAFIVGAIFSAAAGNVGMRIATKANVRTAHAARTSLSKALEVSFAGGSVMGMGVAGLAVLGLGGLFIAFYYMFAEGHGANSVEMARALEVLTGFSLGAESIALFARVGGGIYTKAADVGADLVGKVEAGIPEDDPRNPATIADNVGDNVGDVAGMGADLFGSYVATILATMVLGREVIATGDNFGGMSPILLPMVIAGLGIVFSLIGIFCVRVKEGGDVQAALNLGNWVSVALTAVGSFILIRMMLPEGTMQIGRAGSVPFTRMGVFYAVAVGLVVGALMSLITEYYTAMGKRPVNTIVQQSSTGHATNIIGGLAMGMESTTLPILVLAGGIILSYQFAGLYGVAIAAAGMMATTAMQLAIDAFGPIADNAGGIAEMSELPPEVRQRTDILDAVGNTTAATGKGFAIASAALTSLALFAAFMGTANIDKIDISNARVLGGLFVGAMIPFLFSSLAISAVGRAAMAMVQEVRRQFREIPGIMEGTGKPEYDRCVAISTNAAIKEMLVPGSIALVAPVIVGFAMGPEVLGGMLAGVTVSGVLMAMFQSNAGGAWDNAKKSFEKGVMIDGAMTYKGSDAHKAAVTGDTVGDPFKDTSGPSMNILIKLMSIVSLVIAPHIAVASVAGLQDRTVVTAPAAANGLPAGPPVTTAPAVAAPVTTAPGDSLPSAANDPAFPTRR